The nucleotide window CCCGGTGACCACGTCGAGCAGCGTTTCGCGCCGGCCCTTGGTCTTCATCGAACCCGTCAGCAGCGCGATTCGCGTCGCACCTTCGGCGGCGGTCAGCTCACCCGCCTCGGCGAGGTCGCCCAGCATCGTCCTCATCGTCCGATGATGCTGAGCGGCAAGAACTTCCGTCGGCGCCAGGATCGCGCACTGAAATCCGTTGTCGACCACCCGGAGCATCGCGAGCAACGACACGAGGGTCTTGCCGGAGCCGACCTCACCCTGCAGCAATCGGGACATCGGCTGCGCGCGGGCGAGATCCTCGGCGAGCTCCTCCCCCACCTCGACCTGACCATCGGTCAGCGTGAACGGGAGTCGGTCACGCAACTTGTCCTCGAGACCGCCGGGGACACGCGGACACGGTGGCGCCGACTCATTCCGTCCCGCCAGCCGACGCTGGGCGAGCACGGTCTGGATGGCCAGCGCCTCGTCGAACTTCAGCCGATGGGACGCGATCTTCACGTCGTCCTCGGACTCGGGCAGATGGATCTTGCGGATCGCCTCGTCGGTGCTCACAAGCCCCCGCGCCCGTCGTTCGGACTCGGTGAGCGCATCGGGGATCGGCGCACTCTCGCTCAGCACCCGCCGGACCGCACCGAGGATGTCCCAGGTCTGAATGTTCTTGTTGGCCGGGTACATCGGCAGGATGTCCCGGTCGAACATCGTGATCAGCGGATGGTCACCGTGCTCTCCGGTGACCTGCTCCTCGATCGCGTACATCTCGGTCAGCATCTTGGAACCGACGACGTCCTCGATCTCCGGGTCGCCGTCGGGAAGGATCATCCATTCCGGATGGGACAACTGGATCTGGTCGCGGAAGTACTTGACCGCGCCGGCCATCATCACCCGCGCACCGGGACGCAGCAGTCCCTTGATCCGGTAGGGGTTGAAGAAGCTGGCCTCGTAGACGTCGTTGTCGTCGGTGATCTTCACCTTGAGGAACGATCCCTTGCGGCTCCTCATCTTGATGAGATCGGACTTGGTGATCCGCCCGACGATCGTCAGCCACTCGCCGGGCTCGGGACGTTCGTGGTCGGCCACGTGGCCGCGTCGTATGTATCGGCGCGGCGTGTACCGCAGCAGTTCGCCGACCGTGTGCACTCCGACGGTGGCGAGTTGTTCGGCGGGCTTGACCCCCAGCACGTCGGCCAGCGAATCCGACAGCATCAGCTCCGTCACTCCACACCCACCTGGACGAGATCGGTGCGCTGCCCGGTGCGATACACCGCCAGCTCGATACCGGGGTAACTGCGCCTCATCTGTTCGGCGACGGCCTCGAGGGCGGCCTCGTCGACGTCGACGCCGGCGAGCACCGTGACGAGTTCGCCTCCGGTGGAGAGCATGAGGTCGACGAGGGCGGTGCACGCCGACGTCTGATCCGGCGCGACCACGAGCACGTCGTCGCCGATCAACCCCAACACGTCGCCGACGTCGCTCATCCCGGCCAGCGTCATCATCCTCGTGGTCGCCGACTGCAGCGAGCCCCACCGCGCACCGGCCGCGGCCTCGGCCATCGCGTAGGCGTCGACGTCGGGCACCTCACTCGGATCGTGCACGGCGAGCGCCGCCAGGCACTGGGTCATCGAGGA belongs to Gordonia sp. KTR9 and includes:
- the recG gene encoding ATP-dependent DNA helicase RecG yields the protein MLSDSLADVLGVKPAEQLATVGVHTVGELLRYTPRRYIRRGHVADHERPEPGEWLTIVGRITKSDLIKMRSRKGSFLKVKITDDNDVYEASFFNPYRIKGLLRPGARVMMAGAVKYFRDQIQLSHPEWMILPDGDPEIEDVVGSKMLTEMYAIEEQVTGEHGDHPLITMFDRDILPMYPANKNIQTWDILGAVRRVLSESAPIPDALTESERRARGLVSTDEAIRKIHLPESEDDVKIASHRLKFDEALAIQTVLAQRRLAGRNESAPPCPRVPGGLEDKLRDRLPFTLTDGQVEVGEELAEDLARAQPMSRLLQGEVGSGKTLVSLLAMLRVVDNGFQCAILAPTEVLAAQHHRTMRTMLGDLAEAGELTAAEGATRIALLTGSMKTKGRRETLLDVVTGQAGIVIGTHALLEDKVEFFDLGLVVIDEQHRFGVEQRDVLRGKGRNGRIPHFLVMTATPIPRTVAMTAFGDLDTSVLRELPRGRQPITTSVVPTSRASWVDRVWSRANEEIAEGRQVYVVCSRIGDGPEPEPDGDEEKGPKTTSVLEQYEALVSGPFAHRRVELLHGRLPADEKNAVMDAFGRGEIDVLVSTTVIEVGVDVPNATTMVIVDADRFGVSQLHQLRGRVGRGRHAGLCLLMTNARDTSPSMDRLRAVAGSNDGFELARVDLEQRREGDLLGSLQSGVNTSLRFLSLLEDVEVIEDARELAEDVVSEDITLLEHRPLADLVDGILVPHKIAYLDKS